A stretch of Dasypus novemcinctus isolate mDasNov1 chromosome 14, mDasNov1.1.hap2, whole genome shotgun sequence DNA encodes these proteins:
- the PPDPFL gene encoding pancreatic progenitor cell differentiation and proliferation factor-like protein, producing MASVPSAGCLLAKNQYYRKASVSSVSSFTGSEPVNFIDHDKSQQGLPDAAETTWWFKSFFHSESTVSNVGRKDLSAGGIHT from the exons ATGGCCTCGGTGCCGTCAGCAGGCTGCCTCCTGGCCAAGAACCAGTACTACCGCA AGGCCAGTGTTTCTTCAGTTAGTTCTTTCACTGGCTCTGAGCCTGTTAACTTCATAGATCATGACAAATCCCAGCAAG GTTTACCTGATGCAGCAGAAACTACCTGGTGGTTTAAGTCCTTTTTCCATTCTGAATCCACAGTTTCAAATGTAGGAAGAAAAGATCTGTCTGCTGGAGG CATTCATACGTGA